The Geothrix oryzae DNA window AGGTCCTTGCGGGCCAGCTTGTGGTAGTTGGCCTGGGGATCCCGCAGGGCCACGAGGGTGCGGGAGGCCTGGGCCAGCTTCGTCTCCAGGGCCATGACCGTCCGGGCCGCGGCGCGGGCGGCCTCGGCGCCGTCTCCGGCCAGTGTGAAGATCCGGGCCACATGGCCTTCATAGGCCTGGCGGATGGTCTCGGCCTCCTTCCCAGGGCGCAGGTAGTAGTCGCGCTCGGGCAGCCCGAGACCGCCCTGCCAGAAGCTGGCGATCATGGCGCTGCTGTCCTTGTCGTCGACCTGGACGCCGAAGCTGAACCCGGCGTGGATGCCGAGGGCATGGAGCCGGCCCAGTTGGGCCACGAGGCCCTGGGGGGTCTTCACGGCCTGGATGGCGGCGAAGAGGGGCGCCAGGGGGGCGAGGCCCTCCTTCTCGATGAGGGCCTCGTCCATGCCGGAGGCGTAGAAGTCGCCCACGCGCTGGGGAATGCTGCCCTTGGGGCCACCCGTCTGGGCGGAGGTTTCGAGGATGCCCTTCAGGATCGCGAAGTTGCGCTCATCGATCTCCTGGTTCACACCGTAGGAGGCGTACTCGCCGGGGATCGCCACCTTGTCGAAGGCGCCGTTGGCATAGGCGTAGAAGTCCTTGCAGGGGGAGGCGGCCGCGTGGATGTGGGCGGGATCGACCCCGAGGATGGGCCGGGCCTCCGGGCGGGCGGGCGTTTCCGCCATGAGCGACGCCACCAGCGTCGGGACGAGCCATGCAGATCGAAGGTTCAACGCAGTTCCTTTCATCTAGCTCCGGGAGGCGGGGCCTCCCGGAGTCGTGGAGCGGATTACCAGATGGCCGGACGCACCTTCGCGTCCCGCTTCATGGCCTGGCCATCGGCGCAGCCGAACGCCTCGTAGAACTCGGGCAGGTTGGAGAGGGGGCCATTGACCCGCTCGCGGCCGGGGCTGTGGGGATCGGTCTTGAGGCGCACGGAGAGCGCGGCCTCGCGGATGTGGTTGCGCCACACGGTGGCGGCGCCGAGGAAGAAGCGCTGGGGACCGGTGAAGCCGTCGATGGGGGCGGGGACGGCCTTGCCCTTCAGGCTGTTCTGGTAGGCGGCGAAGGCGATCTTGAGGCCGCCGATGTCGGCGATGTTCTCGCCCAGCGTGAGCTTGCCGTTCACATGCTCGCCCTTGATGGGCTCATAGGCGTCGTACTGCTTGACCACCAGGTCGGTGCGGGAGGCATAGGCCTTCTTGTCCGCGTCGGTCCACCAGTTCTTGAGGTTGCCCTCCGCATCGAATTGGCTGCCGCTGTCGTCGAAGCCGTGGGTCATCTCGTGACCAATGACGAAGCCCAGAGCGCCGTAGTTCACGGCGTCATCGGCCTTGGGATCGAAGAAGGGCGGCTGGAGGATGCCCGCGGGGAAGACGATCTCGTTCATCGTGGGGCTGTAGTAGGCGTTCACGGTGGGCGGCGTCATGCCCCACTCGCTGCGGTCGATGGGCTTGCCGAGCTTGGCCAGGTTCTCCTGGATGCGGAAGGCCGCCGCCCGGCGCACATTGCCGAAGTAGTCGTCGCGCTTGACCTCGAAGGCGTAGGTCTTCCACTTGTCGGGATAGCCGATCTTCACGCCGAAGGCATTGAGCTTCTTGAGGGCCTGCTGCTTGGTGTCGGCGCCCATCCAGTCCAGGTTGGTGATGCGCTCGCGCAGGGCCACCCGGAGGTTCTCCACCATGTCGAGCACCCGCTTCTTCGATTCGGGCGGGAAGGCGGTCTTCACATACAGCTGGCCCAGGGCCTCGCCCAGCATGCCGTCGGTGCTGGCCTCGATGCGCTTGGCGCGGGGTTCACGCTCGGGCGTGCCGTTCAGGACCTTGCCGTGGAAGGCGAAGGACTCCTCGCCGAAGGCCTTGGGCAGCAGGTTGGCGGTGGCGCTGAGAGCCTGCCAGCGGAGGTAGGTGCGCCACTGGGGGGCGGGCACCTCGGCGGCGAGCTTGCCGAAGGCGTGGAAGAAGGACGGCTGGGTGAGGTTCAGGTCCGCCTGCTTCACACCCCGGGCCTGAAAGTAGCCTTTCCAGTCGAAGCCGGGCACTTCGGAGACCAGCTTGTCCAGGGTCCGCTTGTTGTAGGTCATCTGCGGGTTCCGCATCTCCACGCGGGTCCACTGGGCCTGGGCCATGCGGGTCTCGAGGTCCAGGACCACCTTGGCGCGGGCCCGGGCGAGGCCGGGGGCATCGCCCGCCAGCTCCAGCATCCTGGCGATGTGGGCCTCGTACTTGGCGCGGATGTCCCGGCTACGGGCGTCATCCTTCAGGTAGTAGTCTCGGTCGGGGAGGCCCGTGCCCCCCTGATTGAGATAGCCCAGGTAGTGGGTGGATTCCTTGGCATCCTGGCGCACGAAGAAGCCGAAGCCGCCGGGCAGGCCCTGGTTGTGCAGCTTCGCCAGGAGGAGGGGGAGCTGCTTCGCGTCCTTCAGTCCATCGATGGTGGCCAACACCGGCTTCAGCGGCGTCAGGCCCCGCTTCTCGATGGCGGCCTCGTTCATGCCGGAGGCGTAGAAGTCGCCCAGCTTCTGCTGGACGCTGCCCTTGGCCCAGGCGGTCTTGGCGCTGGTCTCCTCCAGGATCTGCTTGAGGATGGCGCGATTGCGCTCGCTCAGTTCCTCCATGGTGCCGTACCGGGATTTGTCCGCCGGGAGGCTGTGCGCTTTGAGCCAGCCGCCGTTGGCGTAGGCGTAGAAGTCGTCGCAGGGCTTCACGGTGGTGTCGAGGTTCGCGGGGTCGACCCCCGGCTTGGGCTGGGCCACCAGGGAGAAGGCCGCCAGGCCCAGGCAGAGGCAGAGGGATGCGCGCAGGGGGGTTGCCATTAATGACCTCGTAAGATGAGGCTAAAAGCCTATCAGGAAGGAATTCGAAGGGATATGTGAACCACTTTCTGGATTTCCGCATGGACGACGCCATCGGCGTCCCGCAGGTCCACCGCATAGGTGCGGTCCACCTTGGGTTGCTCACGGAGCAGTCGGCGGATCTCCGCCACCTCGACCTCGTCCACCCGGAAGGTGGCGCTCAGCGTGCTGCGCCCCGGCTTGCGGAACCGGATGGAGGCGGCCTTGTCCCACACGACGAACTCGGGGCCGAGCCGGTGGATCAGCATAAGCATGTAGAAGGGATCCACCCCGGCGTACAGGCTGCCGCCGAAGATGGTGCCCACATAGTTGCGGGTCCGCCAGGAGAGGGGGAGGCGGACCCGGATCTCGGACCAGTCGGCGGCGATGAAGGCCACCCGCGTGCCCGTGCCGCGGAAGCAGGGCCACAGGTTGAAGGCCCAGCGGAAGAGGCGGGTGCGGAGGGATTCACGCAAGGCCAGGGCCTAGAAGCGCACCGTCACGGTCTCGCCGTCCTTGATGTGGACGGTGTCGATGAAGCGCACCTGGCGGCTGCCGTAGGTGAGGATGAGGCTGGAGGTGCGGGAGCCGTGGCCGAAGTGGCGCACGCCCTGCAGCAGGTTGCCGTGGGTCACGCCGCAGGCGGCGAACACCACCTGCTTGCCGGGGCAGAGGTCGTCGGTGCGGTAGATGCGGTTGAAGTCCACGCCCATGGCTTCGGCCTTTTCGCGGCTGGCGGTGTTGGTGTCCACCTTGAGGCGGCCCAGGATCTCGCCATTGAGGCACTTCAGGGCGGCGGCGGACAGCACGCCCTCGGGGGCCCCGCCGGTGCCCATCACCGCATGGATGCCCGTGCCGCTCACGGCGGCGCTGATGGCGGCGCTGAGGTCCCCATCGCCGATGAGCTGGATGCGGGCGCCGGCCTTGCGGATGTCGGCGATGAGCTGGGCGTGGCGGTCGCGGTCGAGGACGCTGACGGTGATCTCGGAGACCTGGCGGTCCAGGGACTTGGCGATGATGTCGAGGGTCTCCTGCACCGGGGCGTCGAGGCTCACCTTGCCCTTGGCGGCCGGGCCCACCACGAGCTTCTCCATGTAGAGGTCCGGCGCGTGGAGCAGGCCGCCCTTTTCCGTGGCCGCCAGGACGGCGATGGCATTGGAGGCGCCCGTGGCGCAGAGGTTCGTCCCTTCCAGCGGATCCACGGCGATGTCCACCGCCGGGTGGTCCCCGTCCAGATCCGCCCCCATGCCCACCTTCTCGCCGATGTAGAGCATGGGCGCCTCGTCCCGCTCGCCTTCGCCGATGACGATGGTCCCATCCATGCGGACAGTCTCCATGGCCTTCCGCATGGCCTCCACGGCGAGCTTGTCGCTGTGCTTGCGGCGGCCATGGCCGATGGAGGTGGCGCAGGCGAGGGCAGCCTCTTCGACCACCCGCAGGAATTCGAGGGACAGGGTATGTTCCATGGGGGTACTCCCGGGTAGACGGCGTCGTGGTCGAGGGCGGGGCCGGGTCAGGCCAGCCGGTTCACGCTCTGGCGGATCCAGTCGAGGAAGGGCTCGGAGCCTTCTTCGACCGGGAACATCAGAATTTCGGGGACCTCATAGGTGTGCAGGTCCGTGATCACTTCCGAGACCTGGGGGAAGAGCTCCCGGGTGGTCTTGATGATCAGCATGACCTCTTCATCCAGGTGGGTCTCACCCTTGAAGTAGTAGTAGCTCTTGATGCTGGGGACGATGTTCACGCAGGCCGCGTACGCCTGGTCCACCAGGGCCGCCGCAATGGTCAGGGCGGTTTCCTCGCTGCCGCAAGTGGTGAAGATGGTGCAGGCATCGGTCATCGAGTGGGCTCCCCGTCCGGCGGGCGGAACCGATCATTGTAGCCCGGGAGACGGGAAGCCGCGGATCACGAAAGGCGAGAATGGACCTGCGCGTGGTCTGACCACGCGCTTGAAGCACGCCTCGGCTGGTCCCACTCGGAGGTTGGTCGCTGGCCCTTCTGGGGCTCGGCCCAGCCAGGCCGGGCTTCGAACGCACCCGGCTGCGCCGTGTGCCGGTCCCGCTCGGAGGCTGGTCGCTGGCCCTTCTGGGGGCTCGGCCCATCCAGGCTGGGCTTCGAACGCATCCGGCTGCGCCGTGTGCCGGCCCCGCTTCGGCGTGCCAGAGGCTCCACCTCCGCGAGCGAAGCGAGTGGGAGCATCCTCCCGCGGAGGATGCGTCAGGTGGAGAGGCACGCCTCGGGCGGTCCCACTCGGAGGTTCGAATCATCGGCTTTTCCGACCAATAAGAAGGGGCCCGCAGGCCCCCTTCTTATTGGTCGGGGCGAGAGGATTCGAACCTCCGACCTCTCGGTCCCGAACCGAGCGCTCTACCAGGCTGAGCCACGCCCCGACGAAGGTTTGACTGTACTGGAAACGGACGGGGGCGTCCAGCATGCAGCTATTCGGACTCCAGGCCGAGGCGGATGCGCTCTTTGCGGCGGGCTTCGAGCAGGCGCAGGGCGCGGCGGAGGGGATCGGGGTCCTTGGGGGCGGCGGGCGTTTCCACCGGGGGGTCGCAGGGCACGACCTGGAGGCCGGAGAGGTTGAGCCCGAGCGCCCGGCGGATGCGGTCGCGGATCTGGGGCCAGACGGCGGCCGCGGCTTCACGCAGGGGGCCGATGCGGGCCAGCTCCCAGCAGCCCATGACGAGGATATCGCGCTCCACGCGCAGAGGGCGCGTGCGGTCCGCCAGGGCGGGCCCCACAACGAAGGGCCAGGCTTGGCGCAGCCGGGCTTCCGCCTTCTGGTTGGGCAGGCGGGCCCCCAAGGGGACGAGGCGCGGGGTGCGCTTCATGGCTTCCAGCGGGGCGGGGGAAGGGCGGCGCACGCGCGCTCACCGTTGAGCAGCACCGGCGAGGCCAGGGTGGGGATCATGGTGTTGGTCTCCGCCTCGAAGAGGGGCTGCAGCAGGTTATGCAGCTCGCCGCCCTTGCGGAAGAGCACCTCGTCCACGCTCCGCACCCGGCTGGCGGGAATGGCGTTGGCTTCGCACATGGCGAGCACGCTTTCCACGGTGCTGGCCAGGGTGCGGGTCTCGATGAGGGCCACGAGCTCCGCCCGGTCCTTCACGCGGCCCCGGTTCTGCTTCCATTCGGGGCGGGCCTCCAGGTCCAGGTCCAGCCACATGGCGAGCACCTCGAACTGGCGGTCGCTGCCCACGCCGATGGCCACATCGCCGTCGCTGCACCGGAAGGACTGGTAGGGCACGATCTGGGGATGGGCATTGCCCCAGCGCTGCGGGGGCTTCCCGGTCATGAGGGCGCCCGCCGCGACATTCACCAGGCCCGCCAGGGCGGCCTCCATCAGGGGCACCTCGATGTGGAGGGCCTCCCCGGTGCGTTCGCGGTGGAGCAGGGCGGACTGGATGCCGTTGGCGCAGTAGAGCCCCGCCAGGACATCCACCAGGGCCACGCCCACCTTCATGGGGCGGCCCTCCTGCTCGCCGGTGATGGCCATCCAGCCGCTTTCGGCCTGGATGATGAAATCGTAGCCCGCGCGGCGCGAGGCGGTGACATCCGAGGCGAACCCCCGGATGGAGGCCAGGATGAGCTTGGGGAACTTGGCGTGGAGCCGCTTCCAGCCGAGCCCCAGGCGGTCCGCGGAGTCGGCCCGGAAGTTCTCCACGAGCACATCGGCGTCCTTCAGCAGGTCGAAGAGGTCGGTCCGGCCCTCTTCTGTGTGCAGGTCGATGGGACGGCTGCGCTTGCCCCGGTTGGCGCAGCGGAAATAGGCGCTCTCGCCCGACTCGCCGTGCTCGAAAGGGGGGCCCCAGCCGCGGGTGGGATCACCTTCCGGAGGCTCCAGCTTCTGCAC harbors:
- the cutA gene encoding divalent-cation tolerance protein CutA, producing the protein MTDACTIFTTCGSEETALTIAAALVDQAYAACVNIVPSIKSYYYFKGETHLDEEVMLIIKTTRELFPQVSEVITDLHTYEVPEILMFPVEEGSEPFLDWIRQSVNRLA
- the glpX gene encoding class II fructose-bisphosphatase, whose protein sequence is MEHTLSLEFLRVVEEAALACATSIGHGRRKHSDKLAVEAMRKAMETVRMDGTIVIGEGERDEAPMLYIGEKVGMGADLDGDHPAVDIAVDPLEGTNLCATGASNAIAVLAATEKGGLLHAPDLYMEKLVVGPAAKGKVSLDAPVQETLDIIAKSLDRQVSEITVSVLDRDRHAQLIADIRKAGARIQLIGDGDLSAAISAAVSGTGIHAVMGTGGAPEGVLSAAALKCLNGEILGRLKVDTNTASREKAEAMGVDFNRIYRTDDLCPGKQVVFAACGVTHGNLLQGVRHFGHGSRTSSLILTYGSRQVRFIDTVHIKDGETVTVRF
- a CDS encoding CaiB/BaiF CoA transferase family protein, producing MPKPLSHFKIVDLSCVLAGPFSTQLLADFGAEVQKLEPPEGDPTRGWGPPFEHGESGESAYFRCANRGKRSRPIDLHTEEGRTDLFDLLKDADVLVENFRADSADRLGLGWKRLHAKFPKLILASIRGFASDVTASRRAGYDFIIQAESGWMAITGEQEGRPMKVGVALVDVLAGLYCANGIQSALLHRERTGEALHIEVPLMEAALAGLVNVAAGALMTGKPPQRWGNAHPQIVPYQSFRCSDGDVAIGVGSDRQFEVLAMWLDLDLEARPEWKQNRGRVKDRAELVALIETRTLASTVESVLAMCEANAIPASRVRSVDEVLFRKGGELHNLLQPLFEAETNTMIPTLASPVLLNGERACAALPPPRWKP
- a CDS encoding DUF4442 domain-containing protein, with amino-acid sequence MRESLRTRLFRWAFNLWPCFRGTGTRVAFIAADWSEIRVRLPLSWRTRNYVGTIFGGSLYAGVDPFYMLMLIHRLGPEFVVWDKAASIRFRKPGRSTLSATFRVDEVEVAEIRRLLREQPKVDRTYAVDLRDADGVVHAEIQKVVHISLRIPS
- a CDS encoding M13 family metallopeptidase — its product is MATPLRASLCLCLGLAAFSLVAQPKPGVDPANLDTTVKPCDDFYAYANGGWLKAHSLPADKSRYGTMEELSERNRAILKQILEETSAKTAWAKGSVQQKLGDFYASGMNEAAIEKRGLTPLKPVLATIDGLKDAKQLPLLLAKLHNQGLPGGFGFFVRQDAKESTHYLGYLNQGGTGLPDRDYYLKDDARSRDIRAKYEAHIARMLELAGDAPGLARARAKVVLDLETRMAQAQWTRVEMRNPQMTYNKRTLDKLVSEVPGFDWKGYFQARGVKQADLNLTQPSFFHAFGKLAAEVPAPQWRTYLRWQALSATANLLPKAFGEESFAFHGKVLNGTPEREPRAKRIEASTDGMLGEALGQLYVKTAFPPESKKRVLDMVENLRVALRERITNLDWMGADTKQQALKKLNAFGVKIGYPDKWKTYAFEVKRDDYFGNVRRAAAFRIQENLAKLGKPIDRSEWGMTPPTVNAYYSPTMNEIVFPAGILQPPFFDPKADDAVNYGALGFVIGHEMTHGFDDSGSQFDAEGNLKNWWTDADKKAYASRTDLVVKQYDAYEPIKGEHVNGKLTLGENIADIGGLKIAFAAYQNSLKGKAVPAPIDGFTGPQRFFLGAATVWRNHIREAALSVRLKTDPHSPGRERVNGPLSNLPEFYEAFGCADGQAMKRDAKVRPAIW
- a CDS encoding DciA family protein — translated: MKRTPRLVPLGARLPNQKAEARLRQAWPFVVGPALADRTRPLRVERDILVMGCWELARIGPLREAAAAVWPQIRDRIRRALGLNLSGLQVVPCDPPVETPAAPKDPDPLRRALRLLEARRKERIRLGLESE